Proteins co-encoded in one Kutzneria chonburiensis genomic window:
- a CDS encoding helix-turn-helix transcriptional regulator, translating to MPTVPRLGSGIPLVARSAEIGRLRAALARAAAGEAGAVLVSGDAGVGKTRLLTDLTATAEQDGALVLTGRCVGSGAGLPYLPFADVLGQLRGDHPEALRSRPALARLLPDLAVKPLSREDDAELGQLQLFDAVHSLLVELSSERTVVLTVEDVHWADSSSRNLLTFLLSRLSTERLLVAVTYRADELHRRHPLRPVLAELVRLTAVERLDLTPFNSADAALFVRALADDDLTDVQVQRIAERSEGNAFFAEELLASTADCGCDDPGVPTALADVLLARIERLSPQAQQVLRAASAGGRRVRYERLHEVAGMAPPELEEAMREAVQHNVLVDVNEHYAFRHALLREAIYTDLLPGERVRLHAAYARLLKEEPGIRGTAAKLAYHSMESHDLPQALAASVQAAGEADDAGAPSEALHYTEQALKIWPAVTDPEVHAGVTELALIRKASWYAISAGELERGIAFARQAVRVASGDAKIEALRRLAMAVANLDGREHEAAAVIDEAWELVHEQPASVHKAWVMAVRSRLMRAVCRPGAREAAEEAVRSAVQIGSRSAEADALITIAVIDEKDGLVEDACSRLIIARDRAIEAGALNVELRAWFNLGVNRYEQGLIGEAVKVFSEGLRRSEQNGLSWSPSGFQLRALLAIARYVAGDWEGSTAAAQLPGDPVANLGTAIVAASGLPTEVGSGRLDQAELLLQRLRPEWRRDFQLPLFCTAAAVELHLWRGRPELGIAAAQDGLDTLEAAEPALTAEIRLAALGVSAAADFARLARRRRDAESSALDSAARFLSLGEAAAAARPRSGKLGPEGIAWQLRLAAEATRLDDGTGDPAAWRRVVDAFGYGHAYERALARWRLAAALLADDARDDAAQQLRLAAESASRLGALPLSSALSELAKRSRIQLGDAVPRDTVDLLTPRERSVLSLVALGRTNREVGEELFISEKTVSVHLSRIMAKLGASRRAEAVATAYDRGLLES from the coding sequence ATGCCCACCGTGCCGCGCCTGGGATCGGGAATTCCGCTGGTGGCACGCAGCGCGGAGATCGGCCGCCTGCGTGCCGCCCTCGCGCGGGCGGCAGCCGGTGAGGCCGGGGCCGTGCTGGTGTCGGGGGACGCCGGCGTTGGCAAGACCCGGCTGCTGACCGACCTGACCGCCACCGCCGAGCAGGACGGGGCGCTCGTCCTGACCGGACGGTGCGTCGGCTCCGGGGCCGGCCTGCCGTACCTGCCGTTCGCCGACGTGCTCGGACAGCTGCGCGGCGACCATCCCGAGGCGCTGCGCAGCCGGCCGGCGCTGGCCCGGCTGCTGCCCGACCTGGCCGTCAAGCCGTTGAGCCGTGAGGACGACGCCGAGCTGGGGCAGCTCCAGCTGTTCGACGCCGTGCACAGCCTGCTGGTCGAGCTGTCTTCGGAACGGACGGTCGTGCTGACCGTCGAGGATGTGCACTGGGCCGACTCCTCGTCCCGGAACCTGTTGACCTTCCTGCTGTCCCGGTTGAGCACCGAGCGTCTGCTCGTCGCCGTCACGTATCGGGCCGACGAACTACACCGTCGGCACCCGTTGCGTCCCGTGCTGGCCGAGCTGGTTCGGCTGACCGCCGTGGAACGCCTTGACCTGACTCCGTTCAACAGCGCCGATGCGGCGTTGTTCGTGCGGGCGCTGGCCGACGACGATCTCACCGACGTGCAGGTGCAGCGCATTGCCGAACGCTCCGAGGGCAACGCTTTCTTCGCCGAGGAACTGTTGGCCAGCACCGCCGACTGCGGCTGCGACGACCCTGGCGTGCCGACCGCGCTGGCCGATGTGCTGCTGGCCCGGATCGAGCGGCTCAGCCCGCAGGCCCAGCAGGTGCTGCGGGCCGCTTCCGCCGGCGGTCGTCGCGTTCGCTACGAGCGGCTGCACGAGGTTGCCGGCATGGCCCCGCCCGAGCTGGAAGAGGCGATGCGGGAAGCCGTGCAGCACAACGTGTTGGTCGACGTGAACGAGCACTACGCGTTCCGGCACGCCCTGTTGCGCGAGGCCATCTACACCGACTTGCTGCCGGGGGAGCGGGTCCGGTTGCACGCCGCCTATGCCCGGCTGCTCAAGGAAGAGCCGGGAATCCGTGGTACTGCGGCAAAGTTGGCGTACCACAGCATGGAGAGCCATGATCTGCCGCAGGCGCTGGCCGCCTCCGTGCAGGCCGCCGGCGAGGCCGACGACGCCGGCGCCCCGTCCGAGGCATTGCACTACACCGAGCAGGCCCTGAAGATCTGGCCCGCCGTCACCGATCCCGAGGTGCATGCCGGCGTCACCGAGCTGGCGCTGATCAGGAAGGCCAGCTGGTACGCCATCAGCGCCGGGGAGCTGGAGCGGGGCATCGCCTTCGCCCGCCAGGCCGTTCGCGTCGCCTCCGGCGACGCGAAGATCGAAGCGTTGCGGCGCCTGGCCATGGCAGTGGCCAATTTGGACGGTCGTGAGCACGAGGCCGCCGCCGTGATCGACGAGGCATGGGAGCTCGTGCACGAGCAGCCCGCCTCCGTCCACAAGGCTTGGGTGATGGCCGTTCGGTCGCGGCTGATGCGCGCCGTCTGCCGGCCCGGCGCGCGGGAGGCCGCCGAGGAGGCCGTGCGTTCCGCCGTGCAGATCGGTTCCCGCAGCGCCGAGGCCGATGCGTTGATCACCATCGCCGTCATCGACGAGAAGGACGGGCTGGTCGAGGACGCCTGCTCCCGTCTGATCATCGCCCGGGACCGGGCCATCGAGGCCGGGGCGTTGAACGTCGAGCTGCGGGCGTGGTTCAACCTTGGCGTCAACCGGTACGAGCAGGGGCTCATCGGCGAGGCCGTCAAGGTCTTCTCCGAGGGGCTGCGGCGGTCGGAGCAGAACGGATTGTCTTGGAGCCCTTCGGGTTTCCAGCTCCGGGCGCTGCTCGCCATCGCCCGTTACGTCGCCGGCGACTGGGAGGGCAGCACTGCCGCCGCGCAGCTTCCCGGTGATCCCGTCGCCAACCTCGGCACCGCCATCGTGGCTGCCTCCGGGCTGCCCACCGAGGTCGGCTCCGGCCGTCTGGACCAGGCCGAGCTCTTGCTCCAGCGGCTTCGTCCCGAGTGGCGGCGCGACTTCCAGCTGCCCCTGTTCTGCACCGCCGCCGCCGTCGAGCTGCACCTGTGGCGTGGCCGTCCCGAGCTCGGCATCGCCGCCGCCCAGGACGGTTTGGACACTCTCGAGGCCGCCGAGCCCGCCCTCACCGCCGAGATTCGCCTTGCCGCCCTTGGTGTTTCCGCCGCCGCCGACTTCGCCCGCCTCGCCCGCCGCCGCCGCGACGCCGAGTCTTCCGCGCTGGATTCCGCCGCCCGTTTCCTCTCCCTCGGCGAGGCCGCCGCCGCGGCGCGTCCCCGTAGCGGCAAGCTCGGTCCCGAGGGCATCGCTTGGCAGCTCCGGCTCGCCGCCGAGGCCACCCGCCTCGACGACGGCACCGGCGATCCCGCCGCTTGGCGCCGCGTCGTCGACGCCTTCGGCTACGGCCACGCTTATGAGCGCGCCCTCGCCCGTTGGCGCCTCGCCGCCGCCCTACTCGCCGACGACGCCCGCGACGACGCCGCCCAGCAGCTCCGCCTCGCCGCCGAGTCCGCCTCCCGCCTCGGCGCCCTTCCCTTGTCCTCCGCCTTGTCCGAGCTGGCCAAGCGCTCCCGCATCCAGCTCGGCGACGCCGTCCCCCGCGACACCGTCGACCTCCTCACCCCTCGCGAGCGCTCCGTCCTCTCCCTCGTCGCCCTCGGCCGCACCAACCGCGAGGTAGGCGAGGAGCTCTTCATCAGCGAGAAGACCGTCAGCGTCCACCTCTCCCGCATCATGGCCAAACTAGGCGCCAGCCGCCGCGCCGAGGCCGTAGCGACGGCTTACGACCGCGGGCTGTTGGAGTCCTGA
- a CDS encoding ABC transporter permease → MFRATLAGLRARTARMVLSSIAIILGVAFVSGTLILGNALNAQLHDNLSRQTRGVDAAVQVNYDGQKSSSDAPKLGQDTVDAIRKIPGVAGADGRGGGTLPLIKTNGKAVQAFASTIETTPQLREFDLVEGAFPKADNEIALDARTAKSTGIGVGQKVSVLSKTDTPVPLTVVGTYSQGANAISIISDNQILLTPSGLAALQKQASVYQVVVAAAPGVSQQTLVDRISAQLGKSYKVQTGDAITDEALHSAGRGSNGLTNFMLIFALISLVVAAMVIYNTFTILIAQRTRELALMRCIGAGRGQVFGSVLLEALVMGLVASVLGLGAGLGLAALLQKAVGWFSGAATEVSVPLSGTVVIAAFAIGVLVTVVSAALPALRATKVAPLAALRAQPDSHDEVRRTSVLRMVSAAVLLLGGAGLIGLGMGSKDPDSALFVVGGGTMVMLLGVIVLGPLIVGPINKLLGAIPSMLFGVPAKLATANAGRNPRRTAATTAALVIGVTIVTMVTVVATSGKQAAGAEVDKRFPADFTVTSSVYDHPLPATLPGQLKSVPQIAQAAATTQTVMTVAQSGDQGVEGVDKSAVGTMVNPKLASGDLSQLGPGTIALNKQAVGTAKLGDQLLVSTADANKMLKLVAIYDAKELPDGLVTLDTFAAVAPKVVGYDQILVKMKPGVSVTDGQNAMDKATADVAVAKVDSAAATKEQLNGEIDSLLGLMWALIGLAVVIALFGIANTLGLSVLERTRESALLRALGLTKGQLRFMLVVESVLMGVMGALIGVVMGGAFAWVLIEALSSPDLQLSLSIPGGQLGVLLLAAILAAVVAALMPARRAARTSIVAGMAEA, encoded by the coding sequence ATGTTCCGGGCCACGCTCGCGGGTCTGCGCGCCCGCACGGCGCGGATGGTGCTGTCCTCGATAGCGATCATCCTCGGCGTCGCCTTCGTCAGCGGCACGCTGATCCTGGGCAACGCCCTCAACGCACAGCTGCACGACAACCTGTCCCGCCAGACGCGCGGCGTCGACGCGGCGGTGCAGGTCAACTACGACGGCCAGAAGTCATCGTCCGACGCCCCGAAGCTGGGGCAGGACACGGTGGACGCGATCCGCAAGATCCCGGGTGTCGCCGGGGCGGACGGCCGCGGCGGCGGCACGCTGCCGCTGATCAAGACCAACGGCAAGGCGGTGCAGGCCTTCGCCTCGACCATCGAGACGACGCCGCAGCTGCGTGAGTTCGACCTGGTCGAAGGGGCCTTCCCCAAGGCGGACAACGAGATTGCGCTGGACGCCCGCACGGCCAAGTCGACCGGTATCGGCGTCGGCCAGAAGGTCTCGGTGCTGAGCAAGACCGACACCCCGGTGCCGCTGACCGTGGTCGGCACGTACAGCCAGGGCGCCAACGCGATCTCCATCATCTCGGACAACCAGATCCTGCTGACGCCGAGCGGTCTGGCCGCACTCCAGAAGCAGGCGAGCGTCTACCAGGTCGTGGTGGCGGCGGCCCCGGGCGTGAGCCAGCAGACCCTGGTCGACCGGATCTCGGCCCAGCTGGGCAAGTCCTACAAGGTGCAGACCGGCGACGCGATCACCGACGAGGCGCTGCACAGCGCCGGCCGCGGCTCGAACGGCCTGACCAACTTCATGCTGATCTTCGCGCTGATCTCGCTCGTCGTCGCGGCGATGGTCATCTACAACACCTTCACCATCCTGATCGCCCAGCGCACCCGTGAGCTGGCCCTGATGCGCTGCATCGGCGCGGGCCGCGGCCAGGTGTTCGGCAGCGTGCTGCTGGAGGCGTTGGTGATGGGCCTGGTCGCCTCGGTGCTCGGCCTCGGCGCGGGCCTCGGCCTGGCGGCCCTGCTGCAGAAGGCGGTCGGCTGGTTCAGCGGCGCGGCGACGGAGGTGAGCGTCCCACTGTCGGGCACGGTGGTGATCGCGGCCTTCGCGATCGGTGTCCTGGTCACGGTGGTGTCGGCGGCCCTGCCGGCGCTGCGGGCGACGAAGGTGGCCCCGCTGGCCGCGCTGCGCGCCCAGCCGGACAGCCACGACGAGGTCCGCCGCACGAGCGTGCTGCGCATGGTCAGCGCGGCGGTGCTGCTGCTGGGCGGTGCCGGCTTGATCGGACTGGGCATGGGCTCGAAAGACCCGGACTCGGCGCTGTTCGTGGTCGGCGGCGGCACGATGGTGATGCTGCTCGGCGTGATCGTGCTGGGCCCGCTCATCGTGGGACCGATCAACAAGCTGCTCGGCGCGATCCCGTCGATGCTGTTCGGCGTGCCGGCCAAGCTGGCCACGGCCAACGCGGGCCGCAACCCGCGCCGCACCGCGGCGACCACGGCGGCGCTGGTCATCGGCGTCACCATCGTCACGATGGTCACGGTGGTGGCCACCAGCGGCAAGCAGGCCGCGGGCGCCGAGGTGGACAAGCGCTTCCCGGCCGACTTCACGGTCACCTCCTCGGTCTACGACCACCCGCTGCCGGCCACGCTGCCCGGCCAGCTCAAGTCGGTGCCGCAGATCGCCCAGGCCGCCGCCACCACGCAGACGGTCATGACGGTCGCCCAGTCCGGCGACCAGGGCGTGGAGGGTGTGGACAAGTCGGCCGTCGGCACCATGGTCAACCCGAAGTTGGCCAGCGGTGACCTGAGCCAGCTCGGCCCGGGCACGATCGCGCTGAACAAGCAGGCCGTCGGCACGGCCAAGCTGGGCGACCAGCTGCTGGTCAGCACGGCCGACGCCAACAAGATGCTCAAGCTGGTGGCGATCTACGACGCCAAGGAGCTGCCGGACGGCCTGGTCACGCTGGACACGTTCGCGGCGGTCGCGCCGAAGGTCGTCGGCTACGACCAGATCCTGGTCAAGATGAAGCCGGGCGTCTCGGTGACGGACGGCCAGAACGCCATGGACAAGGCCACGGCCGACGTGGCGGTGGCCAAGGTGGACAGCGCGGCGGCGACCAAGGAGCAGCTCAACGGCGAGATCGACAGCCTGCTGGGGCTGATGTGGGCGCTGATCGGGCTGGCGGTGGTGATCGCCCTGTTCGGCATCGCCAACACGCTGGGCCTGTCGGTGCTGGAGCGCACGCGGGAGTCGGCGCTGCTGCGGGCGCTCGGCCTGACCAAGGGCCAGCTGCGGTTCATGCTGGTGGTCGAGTCGGTGCTGATGGGCGTGATGGGCGCACTGATCGGCGTGGTCATGGGCGGCGCGTTCGCCTGGGTGCTGATCGAGGCCCTGTCCAGCCCCGACCTGCAGCTGAGCCTGTCGATCCCGGGCGGCCAGCTGGGCGTGCTGCTGCTGGCGGCGATCCTGGCCGCGGTGGTCGCGGCCCTGATGCCGGCCCGCCGCGCGGCCCGTACGTCGATCGTCGCGGGGATGGCCGAAGCCTAA
- a CDS encoding ABC transporter ATP-binding protein, protein MSAVASDVGLRTAVQARELVKVYGRGDTAVRALDGVNVSFQAGRFTAIMGPSGSGKSTLMHCLAGLDSVDHGQVYIGQTDITKLSDRDLTRLRRDRVGFVFQSFNLLPTLTAEQNILLGLELAGKKPDKAWYDTIVDTIGLRQRLGHKPSELSGGQQQRVACARALVARPEVVFADEPTGNLDSRSGAEVLDFLRMSVRKLGQTVIMVTHDPVAASYADRVVLLADGRLAGEINQPTADSVLSALKHLGA, encoded by the coding sequence ATGTCTGCTGTGGCGTCCGACGTCGGACTCCGGACCGCGGTTCAGGCGCGGGAGCTGGTGAAGGTGTACGGCCGGGGGGACACGGCGGTGCGCGCTCTTGACGGGGTGAACGTGTCGTTCCAGGCGGGGCGGTTCACGGCGATCATGGGGCCGTCGGGGTCGGGCAAGTCGACGCTGATGCACTGCCTGGCCGGCCTGGACTCGGTGGACCACGGGCAGGTCTACATCGGACAGACGGATATCACGAAGCTGTCCGACCGGGACCTGACGCGGCTGCGCCGGGACCGGGTGGGGTTCGTGTTCCAGTCCTTCAACCTGCTGCCGACGCTGACGGCTGAGCAGAACATTCTGCTGGGCCTGGAATTGGCCGGGAAGAAGCCGGACAAGGCCTGGTACGACACGATTGTGGACACGATCGGGCTGCGCCAGCGGCTGGGGCACAAGCCGAGTGAGCTGTCGGGTGGCCAACAGCAGCGGGTGGCCTGTGCCCGGGCACTGGTGGCCAGGCCGGAGGTGGTGTTCGCGGATGAGCCGACGGGCAACCTCGATTCGCGGAGTGGCGCGGAGGTGCTGGACTTTCTGAGGATGTCGGTGCGCAAGCTGGGGCAGACGGTGATCATGGTTACGCACGACCCGGTGGCCGCGTCCTACGCGGACCGGGTGGTGCTGCTGGCCGACGGCCGGCTGGCGGGGGAGATCAACCAGCCGACGGCCGACTCGGTGCTGTCGGCCCTCAAGCACCTGGGAGCGTGA
- a CDS encoding AfsR/SARP family transcriptional regulator, whose protein sequence is MELRLLGPVQARIGETVVDLGPRQRRLVLAVLALEVNRLVPVDRLVDLVWPVRAPRTAAHAVRVSVSSIRALLAEADADLAVVTRGSGYQLKADPMLIDVHRFQALVAQAREADADSSRLRLLDEALGLWRGPALVDTADPEVIDQLVGGVTEARLVAQEDRFDTLLRLGRHQEALGELTTLVDQYPTRERLVGQLMLALHRGGQSSRALAVSRRTRALLAEELGIDPGEELARLELSILRNDQALTSTAPPRSVAMTAPALLPPAIGDFTGREAQFAALDAAGAVKLVVGTAGVGKTALVVQWGHRVRAQFPDGQLYVNLNGYSVGAPVQPLHALSQFLRAVGVEPDQVPVDLAEATGLYRTLLADRKVLVLLDNAVSAEQVRPLLPAGAGCQVLITSRDRLDGLVAMEGAHRLALDVMSPDEALSLLRRMVGAERIDADAEAAATLAGTCAHLPLALRITAAQLANHQWRPLADHVEALTQGDLLASLRIDGDEQSAVRAAFDLSYSGLKPEAQELFRRLGLVPGPDVSAESAAALIEATPCEAARLLDQLAAVHLVDQPVPGRYTCHDLLRQYARERSHEQDSAEERENVLCRLLDLYLRHTRAAVGVLYPHMLQLVAPTEKVFDDSASARKWLDAERPSVVAAVHDAARAGQRERAWLLADAIRGFLYHSGDLADWFAVARLAVAVSVDDPKAKAAALFSLGTAHYAVNQYPEAVELWTASLDLCRQTEWWPGQASVLNNLGLIAASTGELAKATTYYEQALRIGLMLGNRFTEKMVLANLGIACQQRGEPDRAVDFYRRALVITREIDQRGEGAVLIYLGGSLELRGDLDEALESCQAGLVLSREIGARNNEAQSQLYISDIQHAAGRREEALAAARAAVEIAADLGDLRTEAGGWIMLGTILGGTKECERAVALARAIGARYDECNALITLAANVLPTGGVGQANDYAQHALSIARDVGYRALEGRALSVLADIALAGTQASRAVVLATEALTVQRQCGDRLSIAATLCVLGIALRETVGLAAALPHWREASDLYRRCDAPSPAASALCLPLKSGRAPY, encoded by the coding sequence ATGGAACTTCGGCTGCTCGGGCCGGTGCAGGCGCGGATCGGGGAGACGGTGGTCGACCTCGGCCCGCGCCAGCGCCGGCTCGTGCTCGCGGTGCTGGCGCTGGAGGTGAACCGGCTGGTCCCGGTGGACCGGCTGGTCGACCTGGTGTGGCCGGTGCGGGCGCCGCGCACGGCCGCGCACGCGGTGCGGGTCTCGGTGTCGAGCATCCGTGCCCTGCTCGCGGAGGCCGACGCCGACCTGGCCGTGGTCACGCGCGGCTCGGGCTATCAGCTGAAGGCCGATCCGATGCTGATCGACGTGCACCGGTTCCAGGCCCTGGTCGCGCAGGCCCGCGAAGCCGACGCCGACTCGTCCCGGCTGCGTCTGCTGGACGAGGCGCTGGGGCTGTGGCGGGGCCCGGCGCTGGTCGACACGGCCGACCCGGAGGTGATCGACCAGCTGGTCGGCGGGGTCACCGAGGCCCGGCTGGTGGCCCAGGAGGACCGGTTCGACACGCTGCTGCGGCTGGGCCGGCACCAGGAGGCGCTGGGCGAGCTGACCACGCTCGTCGACCAGTATCCGACCCGGGAACGCCTGGTCGGGCAGCTGATGCTGGCCCTGCACCGCGGCGGCCAGAGCAGCCGGGCGCTGGCGGTGTCGCGGCGGACCCGGGCGCTGCTGGCCGAGGAGCTGGGCATCGACCCGGGTGAGGAGCTGGCCCGGCTGGAGCTGTCCATCCTGCGCAACGACCAGGCGCTGACCAGCACCGCGCCGCCGCGGTCGGTGGCGATGACGGCGCCGGCGCTGCTGCCGCCGGCCATCGGCGACTTCACCGGCCGCGAGGCGCAGTTCGCCGCCCTGGACGCGGCCGGCGCGGTCAAGCTGGTCGTCGGCACGGCCGGCGTCGGCAAGACGGCCCTGGTGGTGCAGTGGGGGCACCGGGTCCGGGCCCAGTTCCCGGACGGGCAGCTGTACGTCAACCTCAACGGCTACTCCGTCGGCGCGCCGGTGCAGCCGCTGCACGCGCTGTCCCAGTTCCTGCGAGCCGTCGGCGTGGAGCCGGATCAGGTGCCGGTCGACCTGGCCGAGGCCACGGGCCTGTACCGGACGCTGCTGGCCGATCGGAAAGTGTTGGTGCTGCTGGACAATGCCGTCAGCGCGGAGCAGGTGCGGCCGCTGCTGCCGGCCGGCGCCGGCTGCCAGGTGCTGATCACCAGTCGCGATCGCCTTGACGGGCTGGTCGCGATGGAAGGCGCGCACCGGCTGGCGCTGGACGTGATGTCCCCGGATGAGGCGCTTTCCTTGCTGCGTCGGATGGTCGGCGCGGAGCGGATCGACGCCGACGCCGAGGCGGCGGCCACGCTGGCCGGCACCTGCGCCCATCTGCCGCTGGCGCTGCGGATCACCGCGGCGCAGCTGGCCAACCACCAGTGGCGGCCGCTCGCCGATCACGTCGAGGCGCTGACCCAGGGCGATCTGCTGGCGTCACTGCGAATCGACGGCGACGAGCAGAGCGCCGTCCGCGCCGCGTTCGACCTGTCGTACTCGGGGCTGAAGCCGGAGGCGCAGGAACTGTTCCGCCGCTTGGGTTTGGTGCCGGGCCCGGACGTCAGCGCCGAGTCGGCGGCCGCGCTGATCGAGGCAACTCCTTGCGAGGCCGCGAGATTGCTGGACCAGCTGGCCGCGGTGCACCTGGTCGACCAACCGGTGCCGGGTCGCTACACGTGTCACGACCTGTTGCGGCAGTACGCCCGTGAACGCTCGCACGAGCAGGACAGCGCCGAGGAACGGGAAAACGTGCTGTGCCGGCTGCTCGACCTGTACCTGCGGCACACCCGCGCGGCGGTCGGCGTGCTGTACCCGCACATGCTGCAACTGGTGGCACCGACCGAAAAGGTGTTCGACGACTCGGCGTCCGCGCGGAAGTGGCTGGACGCGGAGCGGCCCAGCGTGGTCGCCGCCGTCCACGACGCCGCGCGGGCCGGACAGCGCGAACGGGCCTGGCTGCTGGCCGACGCGATCCGCGGTTTTCTGTACCACAGCGGGGATCTCGCCGACTGGTTCGCGGTGGCCCGCCTCGCCGTGGCGGTGTCCGTCGACGATCCGAAGGCGAAGGCCGCCGCGCTCTTCAGCCTCGGCACCGCGCACTACGCCGTGAACCAGTACCCCGAGGCGGTCGAACTGTGGACCGCGTCGCTCGACCTGTGCCGGCAGACGGAATGGTGGCCGGGCCAGGCTTCCGTGCTGAACAACCTCGGGTTGATCGCCGCCTCCACCGGCGAGCTGGCCAAGGCGACCACGTACTACGAGCAGGCGCTGCGGATCGGCCTGATGCTGGGCAACCGGTTCACCGAGAAGATGGTGCTGGCCAATCTCGGCATCGCCTGCCAGCAGCGGGGCGAGCCGGACCGGGCGGTGGACTTCTACCGGCGGGCGCTGGTCATCACCCGGGAGATCGACCAGCGCGGCGAAGGCGCCGTGCTGATCTACCTTGGCGGCTCGCTGGAGCTGCGCGGCGACCTGGACGAGGCGCTGGAGAGCTGCCAGGCCGGGCTGGTGCTGAGCCGGGAGATCGGCGCACGCAACAACGAAGCCCAGTCACAGCTCTACATCTCGGACATCCAGCACGCCGCCGGCCGGCGCGAGGAGGCGCTGGCCGCCGCGCGGGCGGCCGTCGAGATCGCCGCCGATCTGGGCGACCTGCGGACCGAGGCCGGCGGCTGGATCATGCTCGGCACGATCCTCGGCGGCACCAAGGAATGCGAGCGGGCGGTCGCCCTGGCCCGGGCCATCGGCGCCCGCTACGACGAGTGCAACGCGCTGATCACCTTGGCCGCCAACGTGTTGCCGACCGGCGGCGTCGGGCAGGCCAACGACTACGCGCAACACGCGCTGAGCATCGC